From a single Mycolicibacterium moriokaense genomic region:
- a CDS encoding ABC transporter ATP-binding protein, with translation MSSVSELKDNARQDNTPAIRIAGVSHRYGRGRNEVTALGPVDLSIDPGSFLVLVGASGCGKSTLLRLLAGFESPSEGQVQVSGAPPTPGVTAGVVFQQPRLFPWRSVGGNIDLALKYAKVPRERRADRREQLLSRVGLEGTADRKIWEISGGQQQRVAIARALAAETPLFLLDEPFAALDALTRERLQEDVRQVSAESGRTTVFVTHSADEAAFLGSRIVVLTRRPGQVALDLPVDLPRTGVDADELRRSPEYTAIRTEVGRAVKAAAA, from the coding sequence GTGTCCTCAGTCAGTGAGCTGAAGGACAATGCGCGGCAGGACAACACCCCGGCGATCCGCATCGCCGGGGTGTCCCACCGCTACGGCAGAGGACGCAACGAGGTCACCGCGCTCGGTCCGGTCGACCTCAGCATCGACCCCGGATCGTTCCTGGTTCTGGTCGGTGCGTCAGGCTGCGGTAAGAGCACACTGCTGCGCCTGCTCGCCGGCTTCGAATCACCAAGCGAGGGACAGGTTCAGGTGTCCGGCGCGCCACCCACTCCCGGCGTGACGGCGGGTGTGGTCTTCCAGCAGCCACGGCTGTTCCCGTGGCGCTCGGTCGGCGGCAACATCGACCTGGCGCTCAAGTATGCGAAGGTGCCACGGGAACGCCGGGCGGACCGGCGCGAGCAACTGCTGTCCCGGGTGGGCCTCGAAGGCACCGCCGACCGCAAGATCTGGGAGATCAGCGGCGGCCAGCAACAGCGCGTCGCGATCGCGCGCGCATTGGCGGCCGAGACGCCGTTGTTCCTTCTCGACGAGCCGTTCGCGGCGCTCGACGCGCTCACCCGCGAGCGGCTGCAGGAAGACGTCCGCCAGGTGAGCGCCGAATCGGGGCGCACCACGGTGTTCGTCACACACAGCGCCGACGAGGCCGCGTTCCTCGGCTCGCGGATCGTGGTGCTCACCCGGCGCCCGGGACAGGTGGCACTGGACCTCCCGGTGGACCTGCCTCGCACCGGGGTGGACGCCGACGAACTCCGCCGCTCCCCCGAGTACACGGCGATTCGTACCGAAGTCGGCCGCGCGGTCAAGGCCGCGGCGGCGTAA
- a CDS encoding taurine ABC transporter substrate-binding protein: MKFKAFKAAVAAAAVAATALTGCSVDKSEQQADKPTIRIGYQTFPSGDLIVKNNRWLEEALPDYNIKWTKFDSGADVNTAFIAKELDFGALGSSPVARGLSEPLNIPYKVAFILDVAGDNEALVARDGTGIDSIAALKGKRVATPFASTAHYSLLAALDQNGLSASDVQLIDLQPQAILAAWDRGDIDAAYTWLPTLDELRKTGKDLITSRQLAEAGKPTLDLAVVSDEFAAAHPDVVDVWRQQEARAASQINDDPAAAAKAIAAEIGLTPEETEGQIKQAVFLTPEEIGSPEWLGTDGKPGNLAVNLQSASQFLADQKQIPSAAPLETFQNAIYTKGLPGVLSQ; encoded by the coding sequence ATGAAATTCAAGGCCTTCAAAGCCGCAGTCGCCGCAGCGGCCGTCGCTGCGACAGCACTGACGGGTTGCTCCGTCGACAAGTCGGAGCAGCAGGCCGACAAGCCGACCATCCGGATCGGTTACCAGACCTTCCCCAGCGGGGACCTCATCGTCAAGAACAACCGCTGGCTGGAAGAGGCGCTGCCCGACTACAACATCAAGTGGACCAAGTTCGACTCGGGCGCCGACGTCAACACCGCATTCATCGCCAAGGAACTCGACTTCGGCGCGCTGGGATCCAGCCCGGTGGCCCGCGGACTCTCGGAACCGCTGAACATTCCGTACAAGGTCGCGTTCATCCTCGACGTGGCCGGTGACAACGAGGCGCTCGTCGCACGCGACGGCACCGGAATCGACTCCATCGCGGCGCTGAAGGGCAAGCGGGTCGCCACCCCGTTCGCCTCCACTGCGCACTACAGCCTGCTGGCCGCGCTGGACCAGAATGGCCTGTCCGCCAGCGATGTTCAGCTGATCGACCTGCAGCCTCAGGCGATCCTGGCCGCATGGGATCGCGGGGACATCGACGCCGCCTACACCTGGCTGCCCACCCTGGACGAGCTCCGCAAGACCGGCAAGGATCTGATCACCAGCCGCCAGCTGGCCGAAGCGGGTAAGCCCACGCTGGACCTGGCCGTCGTCTCCGACGAGTTCGCGGCCGCACATCCCGACGTCGTCGATGTGTGGCGCCAGCAGGAGGCCCGCGCCGCGAGCCAGATCAACGACGATCCCGCCGCAGCCGCGAAGGCCATCGCCGCCGAGATCGGTCTGACCCCCGAGGAGACCGAAGGTCAGATCAAGCAGGCCGTCTTCCTGACCCCCGAGGAGATCGGTTCGCCGGAATGGCTTGGCACCGACGGGAAGCCGGGCAACCTCGCCGTCAACCTGCAGAGCGCATCGCAGTTCCTGGCCGACCAGAAGCAGATTCCGTCGGCCGCACCGCTGGAGACGTTCCAGAACGCGATCTACACCAAGGGGCTGCCGGGTGTCCTCAGTCAGTGA
- a CDS encoding ABC transporter permease, which yields MSVFVDIAPDEPQVGSPAAAAPAGKWRGRLTRAALPLLSLVVFFIVWQLAAASGIWNQTFVPYPATVWRAFIDVSTTHDGVRGYAGYLLWEHLYMTLRRVLAGVVIGVAVGVVLGLIMGSISWVRSVLEPWLTFLRALPPLAYFFLLVIWLGIDEAPKITLLALAALPPAAVATTAAVVAAPVGLQEAARALGASRAEVIRDIVVPSALPETFTGIRLAVGMAYSSVVAAELFNGIPGVGGLVKDASNYNNTPVVLVGIFAIGFSGLVIDGLLRAIERRAVPWRGKI from the coding sequence GTGTCGGTGTTCGTAGATATCGCTCCCGACGAGCCGCAGGTCGGCTCGCCGGCCGCCGCCGCGCCTGCAGGCAAGTGGCGCGGACGGCTCACCCGCGCGGCACTGCCCCTGCTCTCGCTGGTCGTGTTCTTCATCGTGTGGCAGCTCGCGGCGGCCAGCGGCATCTGGAATCAGACCTTCGTGCCCTACCCCGCCACGGTGTGGCGCGCCTTCATCGACGTGTCCACCACGCATGACGGCGTCCGCGGATACGCCGGCTACCTGTTGTGGGAGCACCTCTACATGACCCTGCGTCGCGTGCTCGCCGGTGTCGTCATCGGCGTCGCCGTGGGCGTGGTGCTCGGCCTGATCATGGGTTCGATCAGCTGGGTCCGCAGTGTGCTCGAGCCCTGGCTGACATTCCTGCGCGCGCTGCCGCCGCTGGCCTACTTCTTCCTTCTCGTCATCTGGCTCGGAATCGACGAGGCGCCGAAGATCACGCTGCTGGCTCTGGCGGCCCTGCCGCCCGCCGCCGTGGCGACCACCGCAGCCGTCGTCGCCGCGCCGGTGGGTCTGCAGGAGGCCGCTCGGGCGCTGGGCGCTTCGCGCGCAGAGGTCATCCGCGACATCGTCGTCCCCTCGGCGCTGCCCGAGACGTTCACCGGCATCCGTCTGGCTGTCGGTATGGCGTACTCGTCGGTGGTGGCAGCCGAACTGTTCAACGGCATCCCCGGTGTCGGCGGATTGGTCAAGGACGCAAGCAATTACAACAACACCCCGGTGGTGCTCGTCGGCATCTTCGCGATCGGGTTCTCGGGGCTTGTCATCGACGGTCTACTTCGCGCCATCGAACGGCGCGCGGTCCCATGGAGAGGAAAGATATGA
- a CDS encoding LLM class flavin-dependent oxidoreductase has protein sequence MKFLLLTLIAHRRDPRTRVTKSPAERLQEVVDNAVLGEELGFDGFAVGERHEDPFISSSPPVVLSNIAARTSTIGLFTAVTTLSLLDPVRAFEDYSTLDNLSGGRLELIIGKGNGAAQAELFHVTTADQWDRNREGYELFRALWDSERVTWSGRFRPPLVDAKALPRPLQKKIRIWHGSATSRDSVDLAARHGDPIFSANVTYPIEPYAELVDYYRQRWEFYGHDPNDALVGAGTAGFHIAPTSQQAIEEYRPAFEARLAFARSAGLPVVFETIEDFVDRSSALIGSPQQVIDKVSRYHARLGHEVIHLSAETDGVTEAQKRRSLELFQAEAAPVLRQHLPSRPLSAQAIRQEAVA, from the coding sequence ATGAAGTTCTTGTTGCTCACGCTGATTGCGCATCGTCGCGATCCGCGCACACGTGTGACGAAGAGTCCTGCCGAACGGTTGCAGGAGGTCGTCGATAACGCGGTACTGGGCGAAGAGCTCGGTTTCGACGGCTTCGCTGTCGGTGAGCGCCATGAGGATCCGTTCATCTCGTCGTCGCCGCCGGTGGTGTTGAGCAACATCGCCGCGCGCACATCGACGATCGGACTGTTCACCGCGGTCACGACGCTGAGCCTGCTCGACCCGGTGCGGGCGTTCGAGGACTACTCGACGCTCGACAACCTGTCCGGCGGTCGGCTGGAGTTGATCATCGGCAAAGGCAACGGTGCGGCGCAGGCCGAGTTGTTCCACGTGACGACCGCCGACCAGTGGGACCGCAACCGCGAGGGTTACGAGTTGTTCCGGGCCCTCTGGGACAGCGAGCGGGTCACATGGTCGGGTCGCTTCCGTCCACCGCTGGTCGACGCCAAGGCATTACCCCGTCCACTACAGAAGAAGATCCGCATTTGGCACGGCAGCGCAACCAGCAGGGACTCGGTGGATCTGGCTGCGCGGCACGGCGATCCGATCTTCTCGGCGAATGTGACGTATCCGATCGAGCCGTACGCCGAACTCGTTGACTACTACCGGCAGAGGTGGGAGTTCTACGGCCATGACCCGAACGACGCCCTGGTGGGTGCGGGAACCGCCGGCTTCCACATCGCACCGACCTCCCAGCAGGCGATCGAGGAGTATCGGCCCGCATTCGAGGCGCGTCTTGCGTTCGCGCGCAGCGCTGGTCTTCCCGTGGTGTTCGAGACGATCGAGGACTTCGTCGACCGCAGCTCGGCGCTGATCGGCAGCCCGCAGCAGGTGATCGACAAGGTGAGCCGCTATCACGCGCGGCTCGGGCACGAGGTTATCCACCTCAGCGCCGAAACCGACGGTGTCACCGAGGCGCAGAAACGACGCAGTCTCGAGCTGTTTCAGGCCGAGGCGGCCCCAGTACTTCGGCAACACCTGCCGAGCAGACCGCTGTCGGCGCAAGCCATCCGGCAAGAAGCCGTGGCCTGA
- a CDS encoding DUF1684 domain-containing protein — MTTVDHATESAFETAWQEWHSERERYFGDPLGWVSLTGLYWLSGDYETVGDLPGRWRADENAVYVEGIDGTERLEPVEGAPGLLVEDGDRRIEVIRRTGSAALRVHDPRSPHLQTYHGIPAYPPSEKWVVPGQFVPFDSPMPVTTGAVVEGLEHHHQAVGVIHFKLDDVPLQLLAFTGRDGNLHIRFTDATSGVTTYRACRGLSVTAPGEDGAVTLDFNRAANLPCAFTDYATCPVAPAENRLAVPVEAGEKNPR; from the coding sequence ATGACGACGGTTGATCACGCCACAGAATCGGCGTTCGAGACGGCCTGGCAGGAATGGCACAGTGAGCGGGAGCGGTATTTCGGGGATCCGCTGGGCTGGGTCAGCCTGACCGGTTTGTATTGGCTCTCCGGTGATTACGAGACCGTCGGCGACCTGCCGGGTAGGTGGCGCGCTGATGAGAACGCGGTGTACGTCGAAGGGATCGACGGCACCGAACGGCTCGAACCGGTCGAGGGTGCGCCAGGGTTGCTCGTCGAAGACGGCGACCGTCGCATCGAAGTGATCCGCCGAACCGGCTCTGCGGCGCTGCGCGTGCACGACCCGCGTTCGCCGCACCTGCAGACGTATCACGGAATTCCGGCGTATCCGCCGAGTGAGAAGTGGGTTGTGCCAGGGCAATTCGTGCCGTTCGACAGTCCTATGCCGGTGACCACCGGCGCCGTCGTCGAGGGCCTCGAGCACCACCACCAGGCGGTCGGGGTCATCCATTTCAAACTGGACGACGTGCCATTGCAGCTGCTTGCGTTCACCGGTCGTGACGGAAATCTGCACATCCGGTTCACCGACGCGACCAGCGGTGTGACGACATACCGTGCATGCCGGGGGCTTTCGGTCACGGCGCCCGGCGAGGACGGTGCCGTGACACTCGACTTCAACCGGGCCGCCAACCTGCCGTGCGCATTCACCGACTATGCGACGTGCCCGGTAGCGCCGGCGGAGAACAGATTGGCCGTCCCCGTCGAGGCCGGCGAGAAGAACCCGCGCTAA
- a CDS encoding sirohydrochlorin chelatase produces MRVTRVVTTTFTAAHGPLVLAAHGSVDPRAAAVTHAVAGRIRRLRPWLDVRPAFLEKAGPSLDDVLADLPAGVVVPFLLADAYHARVDIPAMIDASGSRGEQAIEQADVLGEDPALLSVVRLRLSEIGVSPESEGLGVLVVAVGTSNAAANARTSTVAHALSRGTRWAGAEVAFATGPQPSVADAADRLRARGARHLVIAPWFLAHGIITDRVANYASAQGIPMAEPLGSHNLVAATVLDRFDAATATSAQAA; encoded by the coding sequence ATGCGGGTTACACGCGTCGTGACGACGACGTTCACTGCCGCTCACGGGCCGCTTGTGCTCGCGGCCCACGGCAGCGTCGACCCACGTGCGGCGGCGGTGACGCACGCCGTGGCGGGCCGGATCCGGCGGCTGCGGCCTTGGCTCGACGTCCGCCCCGCCTTCCTGGAGAAGGCAGGTCCGAGTCTGGACGACGTGCTGGCAGACCTCCCCGCAGGTGTCGTGGTGCCGTTCCTGCTGGCCGACGCCTATCACGCGCGAGTCGACATCCCCGCGATGATCGACGCGTCGGGGTCGCGAGGCGAACAGGCCATCGAACAGGCTGATGTACTCGGAGAGGATCCCGCCCTGCTGTCGGTCGTGCGGCTGCGACTCTCGGAGATCGGGGTGTCCCCCGAAAGCGAGGGTCTCGGTGTGCTGGTCGTCGCGGTCGGCACGTCGAACGCTGCGGCCAACGCGCGGACGTCCACCGTGGCGCATGCCCTCAGCCGGGGCACGCGTTGGGCGGGTGCCGAGGTCGCATTCGCGACCGGACCTCAGCCCAGCGTCGCGGACGCCGCTGATCGATTGCGCGCCCGTGGCGCCCGGCATCTGGTGATCGCGCCCTGGTTCCTCGCCCACGGCATCATCACCGATCGCGTTGCGAATTATGCTTCGGCACAGGGCATTCCGATGGCCGAGCCGCTCGGGTCGCACAACCTGGTCGCCGCGACGGTACTGGACCGCTTCGACGCCGCGACTGCGACGTCAGCCCAGGCGGCCTGA
- a CDS encoding phosphoadenylyl-sulfate reductase, translated as MSEGDLIALAERGAAELDGASAEELLRWTDEHFGGSYVVASNMQDAVLVDLAAKVRPGVDVLFLDTGYHFVETIGTRDAVEAVYNINVVNVTPENSVAKQDELFGKDLFARDPSECCRMRKVEPLSKALRGYSAWVTGIRRVEAPTRANAPLISWDKAFGLVKINPIAAWSDEDMQNYIDANDVLVNPLVFEGYPSIGCAPCTAKPIDGADPRSGRWAGQSKTECGLHAS; from the coding sequence ATGTCGGAAGGCGACCTGATCGCATTGGCGGAGCGCGGCGCTGCCGAACTCGACGGCGCCAGCGCAGAAGAGCTGCTGCGCTGGACGGACGAGCACTTCGGCGGTAGCTATGTCGTCGCATCGAACATGCAGGACGCCGTGCTGGTCGATCTGGCCGCGAAGGTGCGTCCGGGCGTCGACGTGTTGTTTCTCGACACCGGCTATCACTTCGTCGAGACCATCGGCACGCGCGACGCCGTCGAGGCGGTCTACAACATCAATGTGGTAAACGTCACGCCGGAGAACAGCGTGGCCAAGCAGGACGAGTTGTTCGGCAAGGATCTGTTCGCCCGCGACCCCAGTGAGTGCTGCCGGATGCGCAAGGTCGAGCCGCTGTCCAAGGCGCTGCGCGGTTACTCCGCCTGGGTCACCGGCATCCGCCGGGTGGAGGCGCCGACGCGGGCCAATGCGCCACTGATCAGCTGGGACAAGGCGTTTGGCTTGGTGAAGATCAACCCGATCGCAGCGTGGTCCGACGAGGACATGCAGAACTACATCGACGCCAACGATGTACTCGTCAATCCCCTTGTCTTCGAAGGCTATCCGTCGATCGGTTGCGCGCCGTGCACGGCGAAGCCCATTGATGGTGCTGATCCGCGTAGCGGCCGCTGGGCGGGGCAGTCCAAGACAGAATGCGGGTTACACGCGTCGTGA
- a CDS encoding nitrite/sulfite reductase: MTTAESKPKPVKRPRGEGQWALGYREPLNPNEQSKKDDNPLNVRARIENIYAKNGFDSIDKGDLRGRFRWWGLYTQRKPGYDGTWTGDDNTDMLEDSYFMLRVRCDGGALSAAALRTLGGISTEFARDTADISDRENVQYHWVEVENMPEIWKRLDAVGLQTTEACGDCPRVVLGSPLAGESLDEVLDATPAINEIVKRYIGKPEYSNLPRKFKTAISGLQDVVHEVNDVAFVGVEHPEHGPGLDLWVGGGLSTNPMLAQRVGVWVPLDEVPDVWEAVVSIFRDYGYRRLRSKARLKFLIKDWGIEKFREVLETEYLKRPLIDGPAPTPVKHPIDHVGVQKLKNGLNAVGVSPIAGRVSGTILTQVADLAEAAGSDRIRFTPYQKLVILDVPDDKLDELRAGLDAIGLPSTPSHWRRNLMACTGIEFCKLSFAETRKRSQVLVPELEKRLEDINAQLDVPITININGCPNSCARIQVADIGFKGQMVDEGNGPEEGFQVHLGGSLGLDSGFGRKLRQHKVLSSELGDYIDRVVRNFVKQREDGERFATWALRADEADLR, from the coding sequence ATGACCACAGCCGAATCGAAGCCCAAGCCGGTCAAGCGTCCCCGCGGCGAGGGCCAGTGGGCGCTCGGCTACCGCGAGCCCCTGAACCCGAACGAGCAGTCCAAGAAGGACGACAACCCGCTCAACGTGCGCGCACGCATCGAGAACATCTACGCCAAGAACGGCTTCGACAGCATCGACAAGGGCGACTTGCGTGGCCGTTTCCGCTGGTGGGGGCTGTACACCCAGCGCAAGCCCGGGTACGACGGCACCTGGACCGGCGACGACAACACCGACATGCTTGAGGACTCCTACTTCATGTTGCGGGTCCGCTGCGACGGCGGTGCGCTCAGCGCGGCCGCCCTGCGCACGCTCGGCGGGATCTCGACCGAGTTCGCCCGCGACACCGCCGACATCTCCGACCGCGAGAACGTCCAGTACCACTGGGTCGAGGTCGAGAACATGCCGGAGATCTGGAAGCGCCTCGACGCCGTCGGCCTGCAGACCACCGAGGCGTGCGGCGACTGCCCGCGTGTGGTGCTCGGCTCGCCGCTGGCCGGTGAGTCGCTTGACGAGGTGCTCGACGCGACGCCCGCGATCAACGAGATCGTCAAGCGCTACATCGGCAAGCCCGAGTACTCGAACCTGCCGCGCAAGTTCAAGACCGCAATCTCAGGTCTGCAGGACGTGGTGCACGAGGTCAACGACGTCGCATTCGTCGGCGTCGAGCATCCCGAACACGGTCCTGGTCTGGACCTGTGGGTGGGCGGCGGCCTGTCGACCAACCCGATGCTGGCTCAGCGGGTCGGCGTCTGGGTGCCGCTCGACGAGGTGCCCGACGTCTGGGAGGCCGTCGTCTCGATCTTCCGCGACTATGGCTACCGGCGTCTGCGGTCCAAGGCACGGTTGAAGTTCCTGATCAAAGACTGGGGCATTGAGAAATTCAGGGAAGTACTCGAAACCGAGTACCTGAAGCGGCCCTTGATTGACGGACCCGCACCCACTCCCGTGAAGCATCCGATCGACCACGTCGGCGTGCAGAAGCTCAAGAACGGCCTCAACGCGGTCGGCGTATCTCCGATCGCAGGCCGGGTCTCCGGCACCATCCTGACCCAGGTCGCGGATCTGGCCGAGGCCGCCGGTTCGGATCGCATCCGCTTCACCCCATATCAGAAGCTGGTCATCCTCGACGTCCCCGACGACAAGCTCGACGAGCTGCGCGCCGGCCTGGACGCCATCGGCCTGCCGTCGACGCCGTCGCACTGGCGCCGCAACCTGATGGCCTGCACGGGTATCGAGTTCTGCAAACTGTCCTTCGCCGAGACGCGCAAGCGCTCGCAGGTCCTGGTGCCTGAGTTGGAGAAGCGGCTGGAGGACATCAACGCGCAGCTCGACGTGCCGATCACGATCAACATCAACGGATGCCCGAACTCATGCGCGCGTATCCAGGTCGCCGACATCGGCTTCAAGGGGCAGATGGTCGACGAAGGCAACGGCCCTGAGGAGGGCTTCCAGGTACACCTCGGCGGCAGCCTGGGCCTGGACAGCGGGTTCGGCCGCAAACTGCGCCAGCACAAGGTGCTGTCGAGCGAGCTGGGTGACTACATCGACCGCGTTGTTCGGAACTTCGTGAAACAACGTGAGGACGGCGAGCGTTTCGCTACGTGGGCGCTACGAGCAGACGAGGCGGATTTGCGGTGA